One genomic segment of Salmo trutta unplaced genomic scaffold, fSalTru1.1, whole genome shotgun sequence includes these proteins:
- the LOC115188760 gene encoding serine protease 23, producing the protein MQTKRTWVEALRGSPSSMASFPSIPSPLPLLSLFLLLSIPPVAPIQPQWPLQRVPVVLPQVTEDRPAPHFQADARLDVTSPCDPECHKKALPPSYWDLRSILSYETLHSNGRLTETAVGIYGYTARPQTTPALPSRRKRQIFGHDGRFSIVGQDFLLNYPFSAAVKLSTGCSGTLVGDRHVLTAAHCVHDGKNYVKGAQKLRVGFLKPKQRDSPNPASATNASNAHPSPPDKMKFQWIRAKRTHVPKGWIKGNGNDIGMDYDYALLELKKAHKRRHMKLGVSPPAKQLPGRRVQFSGYDNDRPGQLVYRFCRAGEETPDLLYQHCDAQPGASGSGIYARMWDRRRRRWERKVIGVFSGHQWVDRDGASQEFNVAVRVTPLKYAQICYWIKGNYVDCREG; encoded by the exons ATGCAAACCAAGCGTACGTGGGTTGAAGCGCTCCGTGG GTCTCCCTCCTCCATGGCCTCTTttccctccatcccatccccccttcccctcctctccctcttcctcctcctctccatccctccagtgGCTCCTATCCAGCCCCAATGGCCCCTGCAGCGCGTCCCTGTGGTCTTACCCCAGGTGACAGAGGACCGCCCCGCCCCCCACTTCCAGGCTGACGCACGATTGGACGTCACCTCCCCATGTGACCCGGAATGCCACAAGAAGGCTCTTCCCCCCAGCTACTGGGACCTGCGTAGCATCCTGTCATACGAGACACTCCATAGCAACGGTCGCCTCACCGAAACCGCCGTGGGGATCTACGGGTACACCGCCCGCCCCCAGACCACGCCAGCACTGCCTTCCCGACGCAAACGTCAGATCTTTGGCCATGACGGGCGTTTCAGCATCGTAGGGCAAGACTTCCTGTTGAACTACCCATTCTCGGCAGCGGTCAAGCTGTCCACCGGGTGTTCCGGAACACTGGTGGGCGACCGGCACGTTCTGACCGCCGCCCACTGCGTCCACGACGGGAAGAACTACGTGAAAGGGGCGCAAAAGCTCCGGGTGGGTTTCCTGAAGCCAAAGCAGCGTGACTCTCCCAATCCTGCCTCTGCCACCAATGCATCCAACGCCCATCCATCACCCCCAGATAAGATGAAGTTCCAGTGGATTCGTGCCAAGCGCACCCACGTGCCCAAAGGCTGGATCAAGGGCAACGGCAACGACATCGGAATGGACTACGACTACGCCTTATTAGAGCTCAAGAAGGCCCACAAAAGACGCCACATGAAGCTGGGCGTCTCCCCGCCGGCGAAGCAACTGCCCGGGCGCAGGGTCCAGTTCTCCGGCTACGACAACGACCGGCCGGGCCAGCTGGTCTACCGGTTCTGCCGGGCTGGAGAGGAGACGCCAGACCTTCTCTACCAGCACTGTGATGCCCAGCCCGGGGCCAGCGGCTCGGGGATCTACGCTCGTATGTGGGACCGGAGGCGGCGGCGCTGGGAGAGGAAGGTGATCGGGGTGTTCTCAGGGCACCAGTGGGTGGATCGAGACGGGGCGTCGCAGGAGTTTAACGTGGCGGTGAGGGTGACGCCTCTGAAATACGCCCAGATCTGCTACTGGATCAAGGGAAACTATGTAGACTGCCGAGAAGGATGA